A genomic segment from Spinacia oleracea cultivar Varoflay chromosome 3, BTI_SOV_V1, whole genome shotgun sequence encodes:
- the LOC130468973 gene encoding ABC transporter G family member 11-like, with amino-acid sequence MPFLMLITFLSGTVCYFMVRLHPGFEHYIFFVLCLYASVTVVESLMMAIASVVPNFLMGIITGAGIQGIFMLVSGFFWLPKDIPKPVWRYPMSYISFRFWALQGQYQNDLKGVVFDNRTPDLPKIPGEYSSCLLDAELCLVLKLLCS; translated from the exons ATGCCATTCCTAATGTTGATAACCTTTCTTTCGGGAACAGTTTGTTATTTCATGGTTCGGTTGCATCCAGGGTTTGAGCACTATATATTCTTTGTGCTATGTCTTTATGCTAGTGTCACTGTTGTTGAGAGCTTAATGATGGCCATCGCCAGCGTTGTCCCCAATTTCCTCATGGGAATTATTACTGGTGCTGGCATACAG GGAATATTCATGCTTGTTTCGGGCTTCTTCTGGCTCCCCAAGGACATACCAAAGCCAGTATGGCGTTATCCCATGTCTTACATCAGTTTCCGTTTCTGGGCTCTTCAG GGGCAATACCAAAATGACCTAAAGGGAGTGGTGTTTGACAACAGGACACCAGATCTACCAAAGATACCAGGGGAGTACTCTTCTTGTCTTCTTGATGCTGAGTTATGTTTGGTCCTAAAGCTTCTTTGTTCTTGA